Part of the Aptenodytes patagonicus chromosome 2, bAptPat1.pri.cur, whole genome shotgun sequence genome, CAAGCAGGGACTGGCAGCAACCTTCTGTGTCATTTGAAGTGACATTATAAAGCATCGTTGTAAAGCACTAGCTCGGCATGACTGCCAGTATTtgcaagaaaatattaaaataattggaCCCTAAAAATCCCTGGAGATAGATGTCTAGTATTATCCAGTCACATGAAAACAGTTTTGGCAGGCAGGGGAATGACAAGAGCCCATGTGCATTACCTGATGCTGACTCCTAGCTTCAGCTTTGTGTGATAACAGCCTACCTTCTGAAATTGGTCTCGATTCTGGTTAGAGAAGCCTAAGCCTCTGCTCTTTCTTGAGAGTCTGAGTAACCTCTGTCCTCCCTGGAGTCTAAATAAGATGTACCTTCGGATGATCTGTCAAGTACCTTGCAACTAGAAAATAGAATAGCATTTGAGGAAGCAAATTGTTATTAGTAAGCAAGTGACTCTTCCTTTCAAATGGCACTCTGATGCAGCAGATCTGCAGAGTAAGAATGTATGACTTTTGGCTGGAGGATGGGAGAGAATAATAATCCTGAATTGGGATAAATAATtacttttcctcatttctgcttCTCTACATCACAGCTTTTAGAGGCTTGTTCTGCAGTTCTGTGTCAACATGCTGCAACAACTGCACAACCAGTTTTTATGTAGAAGAGCGACATTAGGAAATGTTTCTGTGTTACTGGTTGCCTTTCCTGATGTAAGtgtgctttttctctccctccctgtgccccccaAGGTGGAAAAGATTCGTCAAGTCAAGGCTAAGTCACTCTACTTGCAAGTTGAAAAGTTACGTCAGAACCTAAATAAGCTGGACAACACCATTAGTGCTGTTCAGCAGGTCCTGGAGGAGGGTCGTACCATGGATATTCTTCTGGCTCGGGACCGCATGCTGGCTCAGGTGCAGGAGCTGAAGAATGTGAGAGGCCTTCTCCAGCCACAGGAAGATGACAGGATCATGTTCACTCCCCCTGACCAGGCACTGTATATGGCCATTAAATCAATGGGCTTTGTCAGCAGTGGGGCTTTTGCTCCTCTGACCAAAGCCACTGGGGAAGGCCTCAAGCGTGCGCTGCAGGGCAAAGTGGCCTCTTTCACAGTGATAGGCTATGACCACGATGGTGAGCCTCGCCTTTCAGGAGGTGACATGATCTCTGCAGTGGTGATGGGCCCGGATGGAAACCTTTTTGGGGCAGACGTCAGCGATCAGCAGAACGGGACCTACCTCGTCAGCTATCGTCCACAGCTAGAGGGAGAGCACCTGGTATCTGTGATGATGTGCAACCAACACATTGAGAACAGCCCCTTCAAAGTTGTGGTGAAATCTGGGCGCAGCTACATAGGCATAGGGCTGCCGGGGCTCTCCTTTGGCAGTGAGGGAGACAGCGATGGCAAACTCTGCCGCCCCTGGGGGGTTAGCGTAGACAAAGAAGGCTACATCATTGTTGCTGACCGCAGTAATAACCGCATCCAGGTGTTCAAACCATGCGGGACCTTCCATCACAAGTTTGGCACACTGGGCTCCCGGCCGGGCCAGTTCGATCGCCCTGCCGGCGTGGCCTGTGACATCTCACGTAGGATCGTTGTGGCTGACAAGGACAATCATCGCATCCAGATCTTCACGTTCGAGGGGCAGTTCATTCTGAAGTTTGGGGAGAAAGGAACAAAGAACGGGCAATTCAACTACCCGTGGGATGTGGCTGTCAACACAGAGGGCAAGATCCTGGTCTCTGACACAAGGAACCATCGCGTTCAGCTGTTTGGGCCCGACGGTGTGTTTCTTAACAAGTATGGCTTCGAAGGGGCACTCTGGAAGCACTTTGATTCCCCCAGAGGTGTGACTTTCAATCATGAGGGCCACTTGGTAGTGACAGACTTCAACAACCATCGCCTTCTGGTCATCCATCCAGATTGCCAGTCAGCACGTTTTCTGGGCTCGGAGGGCACCGGGAACGGCCAGTTCCTGCGCCCGCAGGGAGTGGCGGTGGATCAAGAGGGGCGCATCATCGTGGCCGATTCCAGGAACCACCGGGTGCAGATATTCGAGTCAAATGGTAGCTTTTTATGCAAGTTTGGCACTCAGGGAAGCGGCTTTGGTCAGATGGACCGTCCTTCAGGTATAGCCGTCACCCCTGATGGCATGATTGTTGTGGTCGACTTCGGAAACAATCGAATTCTCGTCTTCTAATCTGTGTTTGAATTAGGAAGAAACTGTCTCAGGGAAATTCTtctaagagaaaatgaaaaaatacaacgTTAATTCAAACCTACctcatctttaatttttttacagatGAATGTACTTATCTTTTCTGCAGGGAGTGAGCCTGTAAAGTTAAATTCTATCTACCTCATtgtcctcccttccctccccggtTTCTcgccccctccccatccccacacACTCACAGTTTGGAACATTTTACCTCTCCCCCGATGGGGTTTCATGCACAAACAAGTGTTGCTGTGCACATTAGGTGGTTTGTGTGGCGAGTTCTGTAGACTAAGCCAAAAAAGGCTCTGTGTAacttttttaatggag contains:
- the TRIM71 gene encoding E3 ubiquitin-protein ligase TRIM71, yielding MASFPESDFQICPLCKEMCGSPAPLSSNSSTSSSSSQTSSSSGGGGGGSSCGGPPRRLHVLPCLHAFCRQCLEAQRHPGAGDALKLRCPICDQKVVISEPSGMDALPSSNFLLSNLLDVVVVAAAADEQKNGRAAGAGPAAGSGAGGGGGGGGNNRHHGRPPPPHRAAGSSPAAAASAAPSSTSSSSSSGGGGGSAALLLRRPHSRQGEPRCSSCDEGNAASSRCLDCQEHLCDNCVRAHQRVRLTKDHFIERFAAAPAAAAGPAAPLALSPPYPASPYNILSVFPDRASYCQHHDDEVLHFYCDTCSVPICRECTMGRHVGHSFIYLQDALQDSRTLTIQLLADAQQGRQAIQLSIEQAQAVAEQVEMKAKVVQSEVKAVTTRHKKALEERECELLWKVEKIRQVKAKSLYLQVEKLRQNLNKLDNTISAVQQVLEEGRTMDILLARDRMLAQVQELKNVRGLLQPQEDDRIMFTPPDQALYMAIKSMGFVSSGAFAPLTKATGEGLKRALQGKVASFTVIGYDHDGEPRLSGGDMISAVVMGPDGNLFGADVSDQQNGTYLVSYRPQLEGEHLVSVMMCNQHIENSPFKVVVKSGRSYIGIGLPGLSFGSEGDSDGKLCRPWGVSVDKEGYIIVADRSNNRIQVFKPCGTFHHKFGTLGSRPGQFDRPAGVACDISRRIVVADKDNHRIQIFTFEGQFILKFGEKGTKNGQFNYPWDVAVNTEGKILVSDTRNHRVQLFGPDGVFLNKYGFEGALWKHFDSPRGVTFNHEGHLVVTDFNNHRLLVIHPDCQSARFLGSEGTGNGQFLRPQGVAVDQEGRIIVADSRNHRVQIFESNGSFLCKFGTQGSGFGQMDRPSGIAVTPDGMIVVVDFGNNRILVF